From the genome of Clavelina lepadiformis chromosome 2, kaClaLepa1.1, whole genome shotgun sequence:
TAAACGGTGAAAACACAAACAAGAAAAGTTAGTTTCGATCATCCTTTATCTTAGAGGCAGCTCTATCGCACGACGTAGTTGTCCCACCTTTTGactgaaacaatattttgctgctTGCCACTGGCCAATGCGTCACGCCACGCCTCGTCTGTGCCACCTATCTCGTACCTTGGAAAGAAATTAGTGGAAGTTATGTTAACAACATTTACCGACAGCATTCTATGTAAACTTAACGAATCGCAGAAGTGAAAGCGACATACTGCTTGAGGGTGAGTGAACTGATCGTCTGACTTAATTCTTCTTTCTGTTTTGCCAGAACTTCTTTGGCAGCTGCgttctgcaaaatatttatcttttaaactaaACGCCAAAGCGCCATTTACCTTACTTTCTATATATGATATGACAAGCAAACATACCAGACATGATGACTAAGATGAACTTACAAAGTGGCGAACAGCACTAAAAGTGCATACAAATATGGTAACGCCGACTACGAAAAATTAATGAGTCATCTTATTTAgggtctacactctacagcaTCATCAACATAATCCGAATAACTGACCAGTTCTATGTCAAGTGACTGATCGAGCGGAAGCATCTTGACGTCTTCTGATGCGTGCGCACCACCTAGCGAGGACTTCAATTGCTCTTCAGTCGCAGATTCGACGATTCCGTTCAAATACGATGTGATTTTGCGCAGTGTTCGGTTAAACAAGCCAAGTACCTTATCaaaataaacatgtttaaCGTCTAACACAGTCGTATTAAGATTTCGATAGAAGCGAGAATTACTTGAGATGCGGGCAGGTCTATTTCggacgacacctgatcgacaGATTTGTGTTGAAGACCCATTCCCAGTAGTATTGCCTGAACGAGAAATACAGTTATACAGGAGAAACTTTACCTCAATTCAAGTGAGTTTGATTGCATTCGGTACCTTCTGTGCAACGGATAACATCAAGGTGGTCTTCTCAAGGAAGAAAAGCCTTGCCAGCAGCGGGATCAAATCCATAACTAAATGGTAATCGGCCATGTTCTTCGAATACATTTCCAACCTTTTCAGGTCGTAAGTTGAAAAATTCATGTCCAGTTCCATTTTATCAAGAGGATGCTTCATTGGGTTTATGTTCACTTTTTCGCCACTCTTTTCGGttcgtttgtttttcttcCGGTGCAAGACTTGCAAAGCAGTCGCTGGTTTAAACGACGCAAACTGGAAAGCGAGAAGTGAAATAAAACGACGTCGGAAATCTAAAAAATTTCAGGATAATATTGACTTCTCATCTGGCTAACTTTACTGGTATAAGTGTAGCCATAAATcaataacttttttctttaacGTAGCCTATAGCTTACAACTTACACGCGCTAGTTCATAAGCAGCCGTTAAATATTTCCTAATTGGGCCTTgcaaatacaatacaataaatttgagattttcaaatttctctTAGTCTACCATGCTCAACTATCTTTCGGGATGCTATTCTTTCAACTATTGTAGTTGCCTATGCGAccattcttttttaaattacagtgACGATGGTGAGTAGTGAGCACCTATGAGTAGCAATGTAACATTCTCGTTCTTGCATTTTTAAGTACAACGCTCCTCCTGACGTACTCCACAAAATATAACttctaacaatgaaaataactTAGAAAACAAAGTTATTCGGTGAAAAAGAAACAGTAAACCGCAATGCAAGTGTTAATTACAAGAACATTCATGAATCAAAAAACAAGAACTTATACAACTATACATATATAGGTAGACGTACGTAAACGTAGAGCGGAATAAACAACAGACAGCAACGCAAAATTAGAACTGTCAATTACTTCAATATTTTATGATAATTATAAGAGCTTAGGGAATAATAGACTACCTAAGTAATAGAATCAGCAGCATGACTTACCAGAGAAAAACGCGTCTTGCCAATTACCAGTTTCTCCAGTGTGAAGTGCCTTGACCATTACACAGGAATGCTCGCCGGTCAGTTCATTGTTGGTTTGACGCAAATACACGGGCACAAAACCAGAGCGAGACcaaaatctaaaacaaaaaaggttaAATACTCATCGAAAACACAATATATGACTAGTATGATAATTTTAGATTAGTATAAGTATTATGATTGACGACACAAAGTTAGATGCTAACCGAGCCGTCTAACAAGCACGTCTGAAGTAGACACAAGTCGTTTCGTGAACAAGATATGGTGTCAGAAGTGGCTTCGAATCCCACTTCTAACACCATGTAGTGTTTGTCGCATCGCACACAAGGATTGCACACAACTCGCTTTGTTAATGCTCAATGGCTCTCTGTCGTTCAAACACGTGCATCGTCTATATATAGAGGTGAAACTCGTACCCATAGAAATCATACACACAACACCATAAACATATAACACTACAGACGTCACTTTTTCACTTATGATGTCGATTGCAGAGGCATCCAATAGGCATATTAACAAACAGAAACAGATGGAGTAGATCAGTGGTgctcaaccttttttggtatGTAGCACCTTTTTTCAAGCATAAAAATATAGCATGCATAGCTCCTAAATGTAAGAGTATCAATCTGGTGAAATTGGATAATCTTCCACGGCTCACCTGATGATTTCTAACAACTGTGCCGCAGAACAGTGGTTGAGAATCACTGCTGTTAAGGACACAAATTAGGCATAAACCACGTCAGGGTGAAATATCTGACAAAGCGCACCCGTTTATGAAAATGCTTATAGAAGCcaaaaaaatgacaatgaCAACCAATTGCTAATATAACATAACACGAGGTTAGAGAAGAATGATGATCATAAAAAAGAGAGAAAAGGTGGTATAAGTTTGAGGTCACGGTCACTAAACCTTGCTTTCTCATGGAGCAATTTTCAAGTATCGTTACTATTTGTTCATTACTGCCCCAACacatttaaaagaaattcGTCCGACCACGACTTGGTATGACATCGCTGGATTGATAAAACTTTATGTCAGTGATAATTTCCATACAACAACTACACTGTTTTATAGTTTTCTTACTTCAATAAAGGAGCAGTAAGACCATAAGACACCCCAACATAGTCCAGTTTTTCAGGTCTTCTTTCACATAGTTTCCACAGTAGAGGCGGTAAGTTTTTCCTTGGCGTTAGGACTTCATCCATGAGACCCAATTCCTATCAAAAGTAACGTTCAGTTCGACCTTTGGTTGTTTTCTATCAGTTTGTTAAGATTGTGTCATCAAATATTCTTTGAGACATATTTCTCTTTCGATACACTTTGGTATGTTTAggtattattttaaaaatttaatatacTGTTGACGAGAGCATTCAATGACAAGAATTgctcaaaatttgttttactacATTGGCTCATGTCATAAATGCGAATGTTTCATAATCTCCAACTCCTCACCTGTTCAGAAATAACATTGACATTTGAGTCTTCAAAGTGAGTTTCAGTCGTTTCATCCAAACTGGTGATTTCACCTTCATAATATTTCTCCAGAAGCTGCAATGCTCTACTTCCATAACCCATACCCTGGTAATCAGGATGGGTGGCAATGCGAACCTGATGAAGAAGTTACTACCAGTTAATGAATTAGAAAAACAATAGCAAAGTGCCATGTACCACCGTAGCATTTGTTTTAGTGTGTCCATACCAGCTGACACATTTGAGAAAAAAAATTCACCAGTCAAATGAAAACTAATCACATAGTAACAAAGTATACTGTGTAGCTTCATAAAATGACATACAACTCTAGCACCAGATAAACTGGCAAATCCGTGATCTTGGAATTGCTCAGATACAGTCCATGGAATTAAGTCTCCAGCAGCTCTCTTTCCAAGTGCCAGACTAGACTCCACAGATGACTTGCTGATTTCACCCTCCAAACAAATCTGAAGAAGAAAGCAAGTATTTCATTGTTTCTTCCCAAGCTGATTTACTCAATGCCAGGTTGACTTATTTGGAATTAAGATTTATATCACGAAGATAAGATTGAAGTGAGATACATGTAAATAAACTGATGCATTATCTTGCATTTGTCCTTATCTCAACGGCCTCATCTTTCTCTACAGTCGTGAGGCACAACGTGAACTGGGCTTCAAATAGCAtgtctaaaatctaaattgCAATACCATGGatgtttaattttaagttaCTTAAAACTGCTATAGTACCTGAAGCACACACAAGACATCTGGCAGAGTTCCTTGCTCAGATGAAACTGGAGGAAGAAGACAGAAGATGTGATGAGCGGGAGCATCGGAGAGAAGCTGGAGGTCATTGGGGGTGTTCTGAAAAAATTTAGATTAAGTTATTTATGCTCAAGGTATGTGATATTGATGGGCACAACAAAGTATTACTGTGTTGGCCTTCTGTAGCATCATACAAAAATTACTGATTAAGTAAAGAGAACTATTCATATGAATAGGAAAACCACAAGCAGTAATAGCTTAGACTTGTGATGTGAAATATGCCCCCTTACCTTGTAGTGTGATGCAACATACAGAGACATCAACCTCTGCAAAAATGCTTCCGATGCCTTATGGTAGCAGAACAAGGTATCTCTATTCACATAATATGTGAATTGCAATACAGATGAAGTTAAAGAAATTTGTAAAACAGGAGAAGCAAACTATAAATTAACACAATTAAGCAGTTATTTACGGTAACTATCACTGTGTTAATTCTCTtgaattttgtgtttttcagtCTTCATATGAAGCACTTTGCACAAAGGGaattatacaaaatatataaaacaaattactaTCTATAACAAGTTTTATCAAAAGGATATAGATCACAAGAACTTGGTGGGGGACATCCCACATTGATTCGACTGAATGAGGAAGAACCACAATTAAGACAAAGCAGGTTATTCAACCAATCTTCAATTGGATCTGCTGGAGCATAACGAACCGATTCCTCCAGAGTGATTTCATAAAGACTACGACCAAGTGGAGAAGCAGTTgcctttttaaataaaacaatgtcatttttttattgcatgttGTATAACACACTGCAATGACTATTTAACTACGTCAAGCTTAAAAAAATTGCTATGGTTGATGGACTACACATATAGCAATTCAAATACCTGTTTAGTTGCTGTGTTCAGTGTTAAACTTTGTTCACGCAATTGCTTAACAAGTTTTAATGAAAGTGACCTCCCAGTTCCCTCATACCTGTAATACATGAGCCACGTTCAGTTAACTTCAAAATGTGGACTGATGAGACATAAAACTGCTGAATCTTCAGAAATGTATTTACAACATGACGTTATCTAATTGATCGTGATTAACCTGCTCACTGATTTGTTGCAACAAAGTTAACTATAAAATCTTCATCGTAAAAAGTAGAAACCCAGTTCAGCTTATGGAATAATTtgatgaaaaacattttttgtttcataatttGAGATAGCTAAAATCCGATTTGCCAAACATGGCATAGTTCATGCTTGTACAGCCCTACTCAGTTCTTAGAAATCTTACCGTGCTGATTGAAAATGCAAGTATATACGCAAGTATTTTCCTAAAAACTACCTAATCATGagattattgttattttttatcaaattattttgcttGATGTTATAAAAACTATTCTGTTTATTGCTTATTTTCAGTCTTATATAACTATTGCATACCCATTGACTGTTGATGAAAGAAATACCAGATATGGACCAATCAGCTTCTGTACCAAAGGCAGCGGAATGGCGGCGGCTTCATCAATAACCAGCAACTCAGCTTGACTTAACTTGGCTGCATCAGTTGGATGAATGTACTACAACAATGTACCAATTTAAATTTGCTAGCTTGCATAATGACGCTTTAAGGTAAGAATAACAgttagaaataaattgtgaaTTTTTGGAGTGCTTTACCATATGGCAGCAAAACTACCTGAATAGTTTGCCGATGCtccttgaaaatatttactcGAACCACTGCCTTATTAAATTCTGGATTTGTTGATTGAATGAGCTCATAATCTAAATGCTCCtacaagcaaacaaaaagaatTGCAGAATAACtgacaaaaacacaaattgcCTGCTAAGAATTTGAATAACAGATTTCCCGATTTATCGATAAGCaccaataataataaaacGACTTCAAAATATACCATTCGTAATACACAAAAGTGTTGAATTAGAAGTACCTGATAATCCAAGGCATCAAAACCCTTAAACACAAACTCAAAGAGAGTCTTAAGGTTTTCTGGACTCGGTGATGTTACAAATATATTTGAATAACTGAAAGCAACGGCTGCTGATATTGCAAGGCCCAAGGCAGCTGACTTTCCTCTTCCCCTTGCTAGACATAGTCATGTATCACACAGGCAAATGTGTCGACACTGAACTATTAATCAGTATTGGTCTACAGTAACTACTACTACACACTCCTTCACATCAATTACCTGCAGTCATTACTACAGTTGTGCGCAACGTCTTTTCCGAAATGGCgtcaacaaattttagaaGTGCTTTGCCTTGATCAATCGTTTTGCAGCAGTTTACTATACATCCAACTGGTTGAGTGTCCTACAGATTAGCAACTTTGTTAAATGCCAGTTGAAGGAAGTTACCTATTTCATTAATCATCATATGTACGGTTGAAACTAAAACACTAACTTGAAGTGAATCTTTTAAACTATCAAGTTCTTTTTGTGAAGGAGTCAAGCTGTCTTCAGCAGGTTTTGGTGGAAGAGCAGTGATGTTCAAGGAATTTCCTGACACCGGTAAAACTTTCAGGTTATCATCAATAAAAAGGCAATTTTCGCAAGTCACAACAGATAGAAGAAACCTAAATGGAATATTTTGGTTGGGTAAATGAAATGAATCAAGTTGGCTGTTGCTAACGTCACAATAAGATTTCACATAGTAAGGCACCTTTCATTAAAACGACCAACCACCTCATTGTGGGACTCCGTTCTGTAACGAGAGTGCACATCCTGAAAATTAGATATAATGATGTCACTAAAACCTTATCTTACCTTACCTTGATGTATATTGTATAAAAccttatttaaaaacttgaaagtAGATATACAAACTAAAAGTGTTTCAACACATAACTATACACTTACCATTGACATGGTATACAACTGTTTCAAAGATTTCATTGAtcttaaaagaaaacaaataattCCACCACCCTCCACAGTTTCAATAGTCCGCGCAAGTAAATTAGGTGTTAGAGCCTCAAAatcctaaaaaataaaacaagtctGTTTAGtagaaaattatcaaaattatGTACGACCGTTTCAACCAACATTTGTCTTTGCAATGCTCTTTCTTGTGTATATGTACTATGTAGTAGTTGCAGGTATAAATATGTTCATCTTCCTGTTTTTATATGTACCTATGTAATACACCTTTTCACACGAGTATAATATTATAATACAACTGAGGTTGAACAAAATTAGTTAAATAGCAAAATAGGACTACTAAAAACAGACTATAAAATAAgacagttttaaaaaagatgTCATGAATACATTCTCCTTGAGGTTTCAATATGATCTGTGTGTGCAAGTCTGACTGCAAAAGCatggcagtttttgacaaaaattcgTGCGAGTAAAGACTTTTGGCTTGACAGCGTGCAcagaaactaaaattttttgcttatttattgtaaagtggcattcaaacaaccaaaTGTGTGCTAGGGTCGGGTAACCAGTGTGCAGTGTCTGGATTTTacgaaaaaatctttcaaTTTCATGGAGTTTTCGCAGGTAGTAAGCACGATTCTTTTTCTAATTGCAAACAAATATCACATCTCTAGGCACACAAGTATCCATCGCATCAAACTTTCCCACCTCAGAAAAACCTGATTTTCTagcctaaataaaattttgatgtcCGGCGCAAAAACTGTAATATCTcacacaaaaaacaaacgaGAGAAACGCCCTCTTTGCCCATAAATTTCTCTatgtttcttaaaattttcacGGAGCTACCTTTCCGTAAGTTTCCTTTTTCACCACTTTTCTCTGCTTGGATCTGAATTTTGTGGCAAAGCTTGTGTACAAAAAAGATCTGCTTTAGTAAAATGTATTGCTATTAATAGCAAGTTACGTTACTTGAGTAGGCTACAGTATAGGACACGTCGGAAAGATATTTATAAACCGATTTTAATcgcaattgaaataaaatatttaaaaaacacGTTTACCTCCCTAAAGTTATTTACCTTTGCATTAGAAAAAGATTAAGACAATCTGCACGTAACGACGATCATTTCCTTTTAGAATAGTTGTTTGTAGTCAGTATGGAAACATGCAGAGAAAGTTTGGCCGGCTAGTTAGCTTGCATGTACCATCGGTTCTTAATTACTTTAATCAAATTTAGCCTAGacacatttattttgtttaggtTGTTTAAAATAACAGGCAGCTTCTCAGTAAGCCACATGCTTTTATGTATGGAAATTACGTAGACCGCctccttttgaaaaaaaactgaaTCCACTGCAAAAGTTACAATTACTTGTAAAATTATTGGCTAAATGATGcagttttaaaagtatgttacgcaagataaaattttgcatgtggtgatattaattttgttgttgtatgttgagtataacttgttttatttaggtTTGAATAAGCAGAATAAAGTATTTTTCCTGCTGGCTTACACTGGCTACGCGAACCTATTTGTAAATCAGTGTAAAGCTGGAAAAGTTGACGTGGACATTGATGAGTCTTGTGCATGCATGTGTCACACTTTCGACTATGGTTTGCAAGAAGCTGGAAAAAATGTATGTGTGATGTAAGTAAAAAATGATTTGAGTTGATGTGCAAGAATAGTTTTTTGCGtgcaaaaatgaaattgcaaaaatgaACTGTGTATGAATTTGccttaaaactttttactaCGCTAAATAAAAAAACCAAACTAGGGAGAAGATAATATTGTATGAATACCTGTAAGACACACATTCCGTAGGTGTTGCCAAGTATTCTATGAGTTTCATTGTAGTAACAATAACGAACATTGGTTGCAGCAACAAACAGCTCAAAGGGATCATTTTCATTGACATCAAGAGTACCACTTGATATGCGCTTTTGAAGTtgcttcattttctttttcctgtGCCTAAAGCATAAACATATGTAGATTTGTAACCTATTTCATAGGTCAGCCATATTTTATAGCCATAAATcgttatttcataaaattttcttaCGTGCTAAATCCCAGTTCTTTCTTGTAGCACCAAAGTACAGTAGGTCTCGCTTTTACCTGACTTTTTGATaacatatggtgcaaaatgacaACTTGATTTCTGCACTGATCTCCCACGATAAAAAACATTGTCCTGTGGTTGGTAGCAACTCCATTTTCAACCAAAACTCGTATACGGTTGTCCACTTTTTTACGAACCATTTTACAGTCTTTTTGGACTGTTTATTACGCTTTGAATTAAATGACGTTCACTCTACCAAAGAtgaacaaaaagttataaccaACTTGCACTATTGACCCTAGACTGGAGAGTGGAGAACATAAAATTTGCACACGtgcaaaattagaaaaaaagaaGAATGGTGATTCCCCATAGTGAAAACATGAATTTCAAACAAGTTTTTGGACATCTCAATACGCTCTGGAAATATCTACTCTACTTTGACAAAAATTTCCAACTGCAGAGAAATTAAagataaagttaac
Proteins encoded in this window:
- the LOC143445643 gene encoding RNA cytidine acetyltransferase-like is translated as MVRKKVDNRIRVLVENGVATNHRTMFFIVGDQCRNQVVILHHMLSKSQVKARPTVLWCYKKELGFSTHRKKKMKQLQKRISSGTLDVNENDPFELFVAATNVRYCYYNETHRILGNTYGMCVLQDFEALTPNLLARTIETVEGGGIICFLLRSMKSLKQLYTMSMDVHSRYRTESHNEVVGRFNERFLLSVVTCENCLFIDDNLKVLPVSGNSLNITALPPKPAEDSLTPSQKELDSLKDSLQDTQPVGCIVNCCKTIDQGKALLKFVDAISEKTLRTTVVMTAARGRGKSAALGLAISAAVAFSYSNIFVTSPSPENLKTLFEFVFKGFDALDYQEHLDYELIQSTNPEFNKAVVRVNIFKEHRQTIQYIHPTDAAKLSQAELLVIDEAAAIPLPLVQKLIGPYLVFLSSTVNGYEGTGRSLSLKLVKQLREQSLTLNTATKQATASPLGRSLYEITLEESVRYAPADPIEDWLNNLLCLNCGSSSFSRINVGCPPPSSCDLYYVNRDTLFCYHKASEAFLQRLMSLYVASHYKNTPNDLQLLSDAPAHHIFCLLPPVSSEQGTLPDVLCVLQICLEGEISKSSVESSLALGKRAAGDLIPWTVSEQFQDHGFASLSGARVVRIATHPDYQGMGYGSRALQLLEKYYEGEITSLDETTETHFEDSNVNVISEQELGLMDEVLTPRKNLPPLLWKLCERRPEKLDYVGVSYGLTAPLLKFWSRSGFVPVYLRQTNNELTGEHSCVMVKALHTGETGNWQDAFFSDFRRRFISLLAFQFASFKPATALQVLHRKKNKRTEKSGEKVNINPMKHPLDKMELDMNFSTYDLKRLEMYSKNMADYHLVMDLIPLLARLFFLEKTTLMLSVAQKAILLGMGLQHKSVDQVSSEIDLPASQVLGLFNRTLRKITSYLNGIVESATEEQLKSSLGGAHASEDVKMLPLDQSLDIELNAAAKEVLAKQKEELSQTISSLTLKQYEIGGTDEAWRDALASGKQQNIVSVKSDKKRSMPENDQRTAKKKKKNTKKRMTIS